The following are encoded in a window of Spiroplasma tabanidicola genomic DNA:
- a CDS encoding class I SAM-dependent methyltransferase, with protein MENQYKNYSCMLYDFTKPPGTSVDGDLEFYKNLLMPVEGKVLEAGVGNGRLLIPFLKYKIDIEGVDKSNEMLDLCLKNLKANNLKTTLIKADLKAFKKENYYEYIIMPNASICLIESRQELLKVLTNFYVSLISNGRLAIDLIMPNEYKKGINHFYTHNLKEFDLQVNNYSKEINWEEQFTITKIDYLINDQLVEQQEVKLMWYGIFEFEMILKSIGFKNIDIIKNYNNKTLINLKTITFIAKK; from the coding sequence ATGGAAAATCAATATAAAAATTATAGTTGTATGCTTTATGATTTTACAAAACCACCAGGTACAAGTGTTGATGGTGATTTAGAATTCTATAAAAACCTTTTAATGCCAGTTGAAGGAAAAGTTTTAGAAGCGGGAGTTGGAAATGGTAGATTATTAATACCTTTTTTAAAATATAAGATTGATATAGAAGGCGTTGATAAGTCAAATGAAATGCTAGATTTGTGTTTGAAAAATTTAAAAGCAAATAATCTTAAAACAACACTAATAAAAGCAGATTTAAAAGCATTTAAAAAAGAAAATTATTATGAATATATTATTATGCCAAATGCAAGTATTTGTTTAATTGAATCTAGACAAGAACTATTAAAAGTTTTAACAAATTTTTATGTTAGTTTAATTTCAAATGGAAGATTAGCAATAGATTTAATTATGCCTAATGAATATAAAAAGGGGATAAATCATTTTTACACTCATAATTTAAAAGAATTTGATTTACAAGTAAATAATTATAGTAAAGAAATCAATTGAGAAGAACAATTTACTATTACTAAAATAGATTATTTAATAAATGATCAATTAGTTGAACAACAAGAAGTAAAATTAATGTGATATGGGATTTTTGAATTTGAAATGATTTTAAAATCAATTGGTTTTAAAAATATTGATATAATAAAAAATTATAATAATAAAACTCTTATAAATTTAAAAACTATAACATTTATTGCAAAAAAATAA
- a CDS encoding 5'-methylthioadenosine/S-adenosylhomocysteine nucleosidase, translating into MSKVCVLFAMEQEAEDFIGLLEAEQITSDPFLIYKKDKVLIAISGIGIVNAATCLTYLNSEYENIDLFINSGLVGCINSDFKRLDKLLVSKAYYGAANATGFGYAYGQIPKMPRYFTSDSIVNKEFKSFIGNIEYTNIATSDIFISKKEQVEFFVNKIGDKIDVVDMECNGFFQAAYNLNKPIISFKIVSDTMSEEPNEFQFSEILAKAQGTLANDLIKYVKHKKYTM; encoded by the coding sequence GTGAGTAAAGTTTGTGTGTTATTTGCTATGGAACAAGAAGCAGAAGATTTTATCGGACTTTTAGAAGCTGAACAAATTACTTCAGATCCATTTCTAATATATAAAAAAGATAAAGTTTTAATTGCGATCAGCGGAATTGGTATTGTAAATGCAGCTACTTGTTTAACTTACTTAAATTCGGAATATGAAAATATTGATTTATTTATAAACTCAGGATTAGTTGGATGTATTAACTCTGATTTCAAAAGACTTGATAAATTACTTGTAAGTAAAGCTTATTATGGAGCTGCAAATGCTACTGGATTTGGTTATGCATACGGACAAATTCCAAAAATGCCCAGATACTTTACAAGTGATTCGATTGTAAATAAAGAATTTAAAAGTTTTATAGGAAACATCGAATATACAAATATTGCAACAAGTGATATTTTTATAAGTAAAAAAGAACAAGTTGAATTTTTTGTTAATAAAATTGGAGATAAAATTGATGTTGTTGATATGGAATGTAATGGTTTTTTTCAAGCAGCATACAATTTAAATAAACCAATAATTTCATTTAAAATTGTAAGTGACACAATGTCAGAAGAACCAAATGAATTTCAGTTTAGTGAAATTTTGGCAAAAGCTCAAGGTACACTTGCAAATGACCTTATTAAATATGTAAAACATAAAAAATATACAATGTAA
- a CDS encoding nicotinate-nucleotide adenylyltransferase, with product MKKIAIFGGSFDPIHTDHVNIIKTCKYDLGFDEVWVLPAYVNPFKTVSTSSVTQRLEMIDLAVKNLNYVKVKKFEIRKTVRSYTYDTILHYVTNYPNFDFSFIMGSDQLDNFEKWDHFSDLIKTVKFKVFIRDPEHINNEIIKKYNLETFKFDNNFLSSTKIRNLIDIDLQIKEVNDYINKSLLYLYERLETKMEEDRYFHCLNTGQAALQLAQMNNYDLQKALIAGTLHDITKRWNDEKTIDIIKKYDQSLLKEPKPVWHSFSGAFHLKYEWLFDDEEIINAIFKHTVADKEMSVLDMIVFCADKISIERDYPGIEKIRTLVYRDLKLGFIELLKNQYEASVKKHGKENIGSKLIDSYKYWVKEEVNSE from the coding sequence ATGAAAAAAATAGCAATATTTGGCGGATCTTTTGATCCAATTCATACAGATCATGTAAATATAATTAAAACTTGCAAATATGATTTAGGCTTTGATGAAGTTTGAGTATTACCTGCATATGTAAACCCCTTTAAGACAGTTTCAACTTCTAGTGTTACACAAAGACTTGAAATGATTGATTTGGCAGTAAAAAATTTAAATTATGTAAAAGTAAAAAAATTTGAAATTAGAAAAACAGTAAGAAGTTATACTTATGATACAATTTTGCACTATGTTACAAACTATCCTAATTTTGATTTTTCATTTATAATGGGTTCAGATCAACTTGATAATTTTGAAAAATGAGATCATTTTAGTGATTTGATAAAAACTGTCAAATTTAAAGTTTTTATAAGAGACCCAGAACATATAAATAATGAAATAATAAAAAAATATAATTTAGAAACTTTTAAATTCGATAATAACTTTTTAAGTTCTACTAAAATTAGAAACTTAATTGATATAGATTTACAAATTAAAGAAGTAAATGACTATATAAATAAATCTTTATTGTATTTATATGAAAGACTTGAAACAAAAATGGAAGAAGATAGATATTTTCATTGTTTAAATACAGGTCAAGCAGCATTGCAATTGGCGCAAATGAATAATTATGATTTACAAAAAGCTTTAATTGCAGGAACTTTACATGATATTACAAAAAGATGAAATGATGAAAAAACAATTGATATAATTAAAAAGTACGATCAATCTTTATTAAAAGAACCAAAACCAGTTTGGCATTCCTTTTCGGGTGCTTTTCATTTAAAATATGAATGATTATTTGATGATGAAGAAATAATCAATGCAATATTTAAACATACTGTTGCTGACAAAGAAATGTCAGTTTTGGATATGATTGTGTTTTGCGCTGATAAAATTTCAATCGAAAGAGATTATCCTGGTATTGAAAAAATAAGAACTTTGGTTTATAGAGATTTAAAACTTGGTTTTATAGAATTGCTAAAAAATCAATATGAAGCATCTGTAAAAAAACACGGAAAAGAAAATATTGGATCAAAACTAATTGATTCATATAAATATTGAGTAAAGGAGGAGGTAAATAGTGAGTAA
- a CDS encoding Cof-type HAD-IIB family hydrolase has product MKLPYVASDLDGTIVLNSNFKILNETVKDILNYQEKSDSKFMLITGRTFATTKVYVSQLDITLPVIGCNGATITDPITREVLFESVIDLNISEKLLDFAIENNIDLLFYSADYLVAPKTAERALYFQNLYKDYEKSLQPDIEFVESLNDLKEVIMNKTYNPVKFLFSFPDNKDERLLNKTYKLLSSLNLSHPTTRMQGRILVDAMNSGINKAFGLKMFAEIKKLNVKDIHVVGDNNNDLEMVELSDNGCCVGNAVEPLKKVAKKVLESIDENGVGKYLTSLLSNG; this is encoded by the coding sequence ATGAAATTACCTTATGTTGCAAGTGATTTAGATGGAACTATAGTTCTAAATTCTAATTTTAAAATATTAAACGAAACTGTTAAAGATATTCTTAATTATCAAGAAAAAAGTGATTCAAAATTTATGTTAATAACTGGAAGAACTTTTGCAACAACCAAAGTTTATGTTTCTCAACTTGATATAACACTTCCTGTTATTGGATGTAATGGCGCAACTATTACAGACCCAATTACAAGAGAAGTACTATTTGAAAGTGTAATTGACTTAAATATAAGTGAAAAACTACTCGATTTTGCAATTGAAAATAATATAGATTTATTGTTTTATTCAGCTGATTATTTAGTTGCTCCAAAAACTGCAGAAAGAGCTTTATATTTTCAAAATTTATATAAAGATTATGAAAAGTCATTACAACCAGATATTGAGTTTGTAGAATCATTAAATGATTTAAAAGAAGTGATTATGAATAAAACTTATAATCCAGTTAAATTTTTATTTTCTTTTCCAGATAATAAAGATGAAAGATTGTTAAATAAAACTTATAAATTATTAAGTTCATTAAATCTATCGCATCCAACAACAAGAATGCAAGGTAGAATTTTAGTTGATGCTATGAACAGTGGTATTAATAAAGCATTTGGATTAAAAATGTTTGCTGAGATAAAAAAACTAAATGTTAAAGATATTCATGTAGTTGGTGATAATAATAATGATCTAGAAATGGTAGAGTTATCAGATAATGGGTGTTGTGTTGGGAATGCAGTTGAACCTCTTAAAAAAGTTGCAAAAAAAGTTTTAGAAAGTATTGATGAAAACGGGGTTGGAAAGTACTTAACAAGTTTACTTTCTAATGGCTAA
- the ispH gene encoding 4-hydroxy-3-methylbut-2-enyl diphosphate reductase, producing the protein MNVIKVTPRGFCLGVVKSIKMARDALKTYPDKQIYMIGLLVHNKIIVKELEDQGIIAIDDWKKSRMDIIKQIPKGSVVIFSAHGTNGDVVKKANELGLICIDTKCEWVLETEDLIKEYLNKNYEIIFIGTYFHPETIALTSINDKNIHLVTNIYEVKKLNIDNKKILATNQTTLSIIDTELIYNEIKNKYPNCIIKNDICEATLLRQQAVLDLDENHIDLLYVVGDKRSNNTLKLVELGNNKGIKSLRIDRKEDINKNDLINIKTVAVTAGASTSSIIQNEVIKFLEEIE; encoded by the coding sequence ATGAATGTAATAAAAGTAACACCAAGAGGCTTTTGTTTAGGCGTTGTAAAATCAATAAAAATGGCAAGAGATGCTTTAAAAACATATCCTGATAAACAAATATATATGATTGGATTATTAGTTCATAACAAAATTATTGTAAAAGAACTTGAAGATCAAGGAATTATTGCCATCGATGATTGAAAAAAATCCAGAATGGATATAATAAAACAAATTCCAAAAGGAAGTGTTGTTATTTTTTCAGCACATGGAACTAATGGGGATGTTGTTAAAAAAGCAAATGAATTAGGATTAATTTGTATAGATACAAAATGTGAATGAGTTTTAGAAACCGAAGACTTAATAAAAGAATATTTAAATAAAAATTATGAAATTATTTTTATAGGTACCTATTTTCATCCTGAAACAATTGCATTAACAAGTATTAATGATAAAAACATTCATTTAGTAACCAATATTTATGAAGTAAAAAAATTGAATATAGATAACAAAAAAATTTTAGCAACAAATCAAACTACATTATCAATAATTGATACCGAACTTATTTATAATGAAATCAAAAATAAGTATCCAAATTGCATAATAAAAAATGATATTTGTGAAGCAACACTATTAAGACAGCAAGCGGTTTTAGACTTAGATGAAAATCACATTGATTTATTATATGTTGTTGGAGATAAAAGAAGCAATAATACATTAAAACTTGTAGAACTAGGTAATAATAAAGGGATTAAATCTTTAAGAATTGATAGAAAAGAAGATATCAATAAAAATGATTTAATAAATATAAAAACAGTTGCAGTAACAGCTGGTGCTTCAACAAGTAGTATCATTCAAAATGAGGTAATAAAATTTTTAGAAGAAATTGAATAA
- a CDS encoding Nif3-like dinuclear metal center hexameric protein: MSKIKTSDMVKYLNDLFPTEQIPEWDKVGFQIQEVYGLPSQDVVENVVVCLDLTKEALNKAIEIKSNFIITKHPFIFNELDQEMKNQAKKVIYQQLIENEIQVYSIHTNYDTSKNNNLMELLASQFNIEEATKIGSIKEGYKVKLLSELTLKEVIQKMQFVFGKQSSLLSKNANLDCLIKKFYIAPGAGADCMISEQLENNVFVTGEAKWSEWLYADQNEITMLTLGHYMENHFIDDISGKINKTFGDDIVVIPYDIKNTFNYI; encoded by the coding sequence ATGTCAAAAATTAAGACCAGCGATATGGTTAAGTATTTAAATGATTTATTCCCAACAGAACAAATACCAGAATGAGATAAGGTTGGATTTCAAATTCAAGAAGTGTATGGTTTACCAAGTCAAGATGTTGTAGAAAATGTAGTAGTTTGTTTAGATTTAACAAAAGAAGCATTAAATAAAGCTATAGAAATTAAATCAAATTTTATAATTACAAAGCATCCTTTCATTTTTAATGAATTAGATCAGGAAATGAAGAATCAAGCAAAAAAAGTAATTTATCAACAATTAATTGAAAATGAAATTCAAGTATATTCAATTCACACAAACTATGATACTAGTAAAAATAATAATTTAATGGAATTATTAGCAAGTCAATTTAATATAGAAGAAGCAACTAAGATTGGTTCTATTAAAGAAGGATATAAAGTTAAGTTATTAAGTGAATTGACATTAAAAGAAGTAATTCAAAAAATGCAATTTGTCTTTGGAAAACAAAGCAGTTTACTTTCAAAAAATGCAAATTTAGACTGTTTGATAAAAAAATTCTATATAGCTCCAGGGGCTGGAGCTGATTGTATGATTTCTGAACAACTTGAGAATAATGTATTTGTAACAGGTGAAGCAAAATGAAGCGAATGACTTTATGCAGACCAAAACGAAATCACAATGTTAACATTAGGACATTATATGGAAAATCACTTTATTGATGATATTTCTGGAAAAATAAATAAAACATTTGGAGATGACATAGTTGTAATTCCTTACGACATCAAAAATACATTTAATTACATTTAA
- a CDS encoding tRNA (adenine(22)-N(1))-methyltransferase, with product MSILTPRLIAISKMISDGEIVADIGTDHGYIAIYLAKDNKAKKIYATDVAEKPLSVAKNNILSFGVSDRIETLLTDGIGWTKQKNIKITSCIIAGMGSNTVLNILKEDNDNIDCYVISSNTNAENIRLWVKEKKYYIESENIIKDNDIIYEVFKINKFAGQKIKSKKDVIFGPIISKNKNNSLFIEKWMIEEQKLVSLLNQIPKKDKNFKRFMKRKKLISKMLKKENLNDVKN from the coding sequence ATGAGTATTCTTACACCAAGATTAATTGCTATTAGTAAAATGATTTCAGACGGAGAAATTGTTGCTGATATAGGAACAGATCATGGTTATATTGCTATTTATTTAGCAAAAGACAACAAAGCTAAAAAAATTTATGCAACTGATGTTGCCGAAAAGCCATTATCAGTTGCTAAAAATAATATTTTGAGTTTTGGAGTTAGTGATAGAATAGAAACGCTTTTAACGGATGGTATTGGATGAACAAAACAAAAAAATATTAAAATAACCTCATGCATTATTGCAGGAATGGGTTCAAATACAGTTCTAAATATTTTAAAAGAAGATAATGATAATATTGATTGTTATGTAATATCTTCAAACACTAATGCTGAAAATATACGATTATGAGTGAAAGAAAAAAAATATTATATTGAATCAGAAAATATAATCAAGGATAACGATATTATTTATGAGGTTTTTAAAATAAATAAGTTTGCTGGACAAAAAATTAAGTCAAAAAAAGATGTTATATTCGGTCCGATTATTTCTAAAAATAAAAATAATTCATTGTTTATTGAAAAATGAATGATTGAAGAACAAAAACTAGTTTCTTTATTAAATCAAATTCCTAAAAAAGATAAAAATTTTAAAAGATTTATGAAAAGAAAGAAATTAATATCAAAAATGTTAAAAAAGGAGAATTTAAACGATGTCAAAAATTAA
- a CDS encoding sigma-70 family RNA polymerase sigma factor, translating into MTMNLKKFNTLEEFKEYLIIYLEKNDNEISQEEIYEAVNKKFPNIEEEELSQIFEELANRNVVFTDELIDEEDLEKLSDLDDEDDEDDDSETADELAAKFKTIKKDSKKIKDGSTSSTQLKYRVGGISNDTKIQDIIKSYFNQIGYSKILTKDEEVEYAKMLEDEDPDIVKEGRDKLITSNLKLVISVARKHLNRGLDFADLIEEGNIGLMKAVDKFDYTKGFKFSTYATWWIRQAITRAIADQARTIRIPVHMVETINKLTRIERQLTQELGREPTPKEVAKKFGKGFTAQKVIEIKKLSIEPVSLEKPFGDEDDTHFGDFVEDKDIASPDEYAEKEALREVIDDVFAEILQPREEKVIRMRFGILPTKLRTLVRLAEECEDETFEDLKETINELDIHYDTTIEKIQANKKYKTKMIQLHLAKYDSPKTLEEVGKELKVTRERIRQIEAKTIRKFKPSASNPKAKVLRDFFKG; encoded by the coding sequence ATGACAATGAATCTTAAAAAGTTTAATACACTAGAAGAATTTAAAGAGTATTTAATTATTTATTTAGAAAAAAATGATAATGAAATTTCACAAGAAGAAATTTATGAAGCAGTAAATAAAAAATTTCCTAATATCGAAGAAGAAGAATTATCACAAATTTTTGAAGAATTAGCAAATAGAAATGTAGTTTTTACAGATGAATTAATTGATGAAGAAGATTTGGAAAAATTATCAGATTTAGATGATGAAGACGATGAAGACGATGATTCTGAAACTGCAGATGAATTAGCTGCTAAGTTTAAAACGATAAAAAAAGATTCAAAAAAAATTAAAGATGGAAGTACTAGTTCTACTCAACTTAAATATAGAGTTGGCGGAATTAGTAATGATACTAAAATTCAAGATATTATTAAATCTTACTTTAATCAAATTGGTTATTCAAAAATTTTAACAAAAGATGAAGAAGTAGAATATGCAAAAATGTTAGAAGATGAAGATCCAGATATTGTAAAAGAAGGTAGAGATAAATTAATAACTTCTAATCTTAAATTGGTTATTTCAGTTGCTAGAAAACATTTAAACCGTGGTTTAGACTTTGCGGATTTAATTGAAGAAGGAAATATTGGATTAATGAAAGCTGTTGATAAATTTGATTATACAAAAGGTTTTAAATTTTCAACTTATGCAACATGATGAATTCGTCAAGCGATTACAAGAGCTATAGCGGATCAAGCAAGAACAATTCGTATCCCGGTTCATATGGTTGAAACAATTAACAAACTTACAAGAATCGAAAGACAATTAACTCAGGAACTAGGAAGAGAACCAACACCAAAAGAAGTTGCTAAAAAGTTTGGAAAAGGATTTACTGCTCAAAAAGTTATTGAAATTAAAAAGTTATCAATAGAACCAGTAAGTTTAGAAAAACCATTTGGGGATGAAGATGATACTCACTTTGGAGATTTTGTTGAAGATAAAGATATCGCTTCACCAGATGAATATGCAGAAAAAGAAGCTTTACGTGAAGTCATAGATGATGTTTTTGCAGAAATTTTACAACCAAGAGAAGAAAAGGTTATTCGTATGCGTTTTGGAATTTTACCAACAAAACTAAGAACATTAGTTAGATTAGCAGAAGAATGTGAAGACGAAACTTTTGAAGATTTAAAAGAAACTATTAATGAATTAGATATTCACTATGATACTACAATTGAAAAAATTCAAGCAAACAAAAAATATAAAACTAAAATGATCCAATTACATTTAGCAAAATATGATTCTCCAAAAACTTTAGAAGAAGTTGGAAAAGAATTAAAAGTAACAAGAGAAAGAATCAGACAAATAGAAGCAAAAACTATTAGAAAATTTAAACCTTCAGCTTCTAATCCAAAAGCCAAAGTTTTAAGGGATTTCTTTAAAGGTTAA